A portion of the Avibacterium sp. 20-132 genome contains these proteins:
- a CDS encoding DUF3261 domain-containing protein: MMIKRISQWRAWFIAVVFCGVMGCQSLPQAQNFPTNTPSSQLFKIERQDEQHRSQQQSLLALQYQPRQWRWVQTDPLGAPLARVILTPQGWQNDGFVMPNPQAKWLFSAIATALYPDFPLFPFSKVEMQGKRQVYFVNHKPVWSIEGQSPVWKIDLTDNSHWRVTLLN, from the coding sequence ATGATGATAAAAAGAATAAGTCAATGGCGAGCTTGGTTTATTGCTGTTGTATTCTGTGGCGTGATGGGCTGCCAAAGTTTACCACAAGCGCAAAATTTCCCAACCAATACGCCAAGTAGCCAATTATTTAAGATTGAACGGCAAGACGAGCAACATCGCTCTCAGCAACAAAGTTTACTTGCTTTGCAATATCAACCTAGACAATGGCGTTGGGTGCAAACCGATCCCCTTGGTGCGCCTTTGGCAAGGGTGATTTTAACGCCACAAGGTTGGCAAAATGATGGCTTTGTTATGCCAAACCCGCAGGCAAAATGGTTGTTTTCTGCAATAGCAACGGCGTTATATCCAGATTTCCCGCTTTTTCCATTTAGCAAGGTGGAAATGCAAGGCAAGCGACAAGTTTATTTTGTTAATCACAAGCCTGTTTGGTCGATTGAAGGGCAATCTCCCGTGTGGAAAATTGATTTAACCGACAATAGCCATTGGCGTGTAACTTTACTAAATTAA
- a CDS encoding NAD(P)/FAD-dependent oxidoreductase, with translation MSQYDVAIIGAGPSGSVAAALLAKQGVSVCVLEKQYFPRFVIGESLLPYCMEILREAELLEAVNREPSFQFKNGAAFTWGNRYTYFDFTDKFTAGAGTTFQVRRGIFDKILIDEVATRGVDVRFGNEVLAFETQNDGVQLQVRNDKGESYNLNAKFVLDASGYGRVLPRLLDLELPSHLPARVARFTHIDDNIDDPEFDRNKILITTHPEHRDVWLWLIPFADNRCSIGVVGLPETLEGDDEQVLKKFALECPMLKRILKNAVWDNDFPYRHIQGYSANVKALHGERFALLGNAAEFLDPVFSSGVTIALHSAHLAVPLIVRQLNGDIVDWQKEFADPLMLGVDAFRTYVNGWYDGSFQDVVYAKDPQPEIRRMISSILAGYAWDSANPFVAKSTQRLAALAEFCGTASQDK, from the coding sequence ATGAGTCAATATGATGTTGCGATTATTGGTGCAGGCCCTTCAGGTTCCGTGGCGGCTGCATTATTAGCAAAACAAGGGGTATCGGTATGTGTATTAGAGAAGCAATATTTTCCCCGTTTTGTCATTGGTGAAAGCTTACTACCTTATTGTATGGAAATTTTGCGTGAAGCTGAATTGCTTGAGGCAGTAAATCGCGAACCGAGTTTCCAATTTAAAAACGGCGCTGCTTTCACTTGGGGCAATCGTTATACTTATTTTGATTTTACCGATAAATTTACCGCTGGGGCTGGTACAACTTTCCAAGTCAGACGGGGGATTTTTGATAAAATTTTAATTGATGAAGTGGCAACACGTGGCGTTGATGTCCGTTTTGGCAATGAAGTATTAGCTTTTGAAACACAAAATGATGGCGTGCAATTACAGGTGCGTAACGATAAAGGCGAAAGCTACAATTTGAACGCGAAATTTGTTCTTGATGCAAGTGGTTACGGGCGCGTATTACCACGCTTATTAGATTTGGAGTTACCTTCACACTTGCCAGCCCGAGTGGCGCGTTTCACCCATATTGATGACAATATTGATGATCCTGAGTTTGATCGAAACAAAATTCTTATTACGACTCATCCAGAACACCGAGATGTATGGTTATGGCTTATTCCTTTTGCCGATAATCGTTGTTCTATTGGTGTTGTTGGTTTGCCTGAGACCCTTGAGGGCGATGACGAACAGGTGTTAAAAAAATTTGCATTAGAATGCCCAATGCTAAAACGCATATTAAAAAATGCCGTGTGGGACAATGATTTCCCTTATCGTCATATTCAAGGTTATTCTGCGAATGTAAAAGCCTTGCACGGAGAACGCTTTGCTTTATTAGGGAATGCGGCGGAATTTTTAGATCCTGTTTTTTCATCGGGGGTGACGATAGCATTGCATTCCGCACATCTTGCTGTTCCTTTGATCGTGCGACAACTCAACGGTGATATTGTGGACTGGCAAAAAGAATTTGCCGATCCGCTAATGCTTGGTGTAGATGCATTTCGCACTTATGTGAATGGTTGGTATGACGGCTCATTTCAAGATGTGGTGTATGCGAAAGATCCACAGCCCGAAATTCGTCGTATGATTTCTTCCATTTTAGCTGGGTATGCGTGGGATAGTGCGAATCCATTTGTGGCAAAATCTACACAACGTCTTGCCGCGTTGGCTGAGTTTTGTGGCACAGCAAGCCAAGATAAATAA
- a CDS encoding MMPL family transporter: protein MSQPVKTSKFSTALFSMAMRIAYVMSLVFCTITLVMFILRGNWLQTDLQALLPEDQQWQTIQQQVDKQQEQRLNGKIIALIGASSLDNGIQLSREIAQRWRQSGLFRQVNSEFQPDLNTLRQAVKTLAFATLPAHIRTQLIQQPHQYFQQYAQQMSNPFTAQSILPLDQDWLGFGRFTLAQAQPQSNVQWQSESGVLSVNGQGKSWILLQGELTPQNWLTPPLALLQLIEQNQQLAHSQGAEMNITGASLFALQAKQSAERESQLMSGFGVGLTLTLLLVVFRSLQVLWLFLPIVAGVLVGVVATLAWFGQVHILTLVIGTSLIGVLIDFPLHWLSGSLLSHRWQAKRAMQKLHLTFSVSLLVTLLGYALLGFTSLPILQQTALFSAAALLAAVLFTQLLLPDFFRHYQNKRPTRLLYAFYQVRRFFQMFLVYRKALIGIFALFVAGGIVQSKWQDDIRQWVALSPNLVSQAQKIGELTRMQLSGQYFLVLAENDEKLLEKITALDRQLEQAKQQQQLESYQSLSQWLMSEKQQRIFAQQLQHLSSQDYAPLSAMGIPAEIVQQQLKGLVHQPALSLQAALNTPLGQGWQSLYLGQIAGQKAAIIPVNKGDHQALSQLANHHDIFWQDKRSHLNQAFQQTRNQAVWLKLLSFVLAGLLLLRYFGAKASGKMLFVPVFAVLTTLGIFGWLGLPISLFAMFGMLLVSAIAVDYVAYLQSVSGLNAHKQFAIVLAASTTLISFGLLTLSHTPAVALFGLSVSIGVICAVSIAFMMYRK, encoded by the coding sequence ATGTCGCAGCCAGTCAAAACATCAAAATTTTCCACCGCACTTTTTTCTATGGCAATGCGTATTGCGTATGTAATGAGCTTGGTGTTTTGCACAATTACACTGGTGATGTTTATTTTGCGTGGTAATTGGCTACAAACTGATTTACAAGCATTATTGCCAGAAGATCAGCAATGGCAAACCATACAACAGCAAGTTGATAAACAGCAAGAACAGCGGTTAAATGGGAAAATCATTGCACTGATTGGTGCAAGCTCGCTTGATAATGGGATTCAACTTTCACGGGAAATTGCTCAACGTTGGCGTCAGAGTGGTTTATTTCGTCAGGTGAACAGTGAGTTCCAGCCTGATCTTAATACACTTCGCCAAGCAGTGAAAACCCTCGCTTTTGCCACTTTACCCGCCCATATTCGCACTCAATTAATTCAGCAACCCCATCAATATTTCCAGCAATATGCGCAGCAAATGAGCAATCCTTTTACAGCACAAAGTATATTGCCGTTGGATCAAGATTGGCTCGGTTTTGGACGATTTACGCTTGCACAAGCACAGCCACAGAGTAATGTACAATGGCAATCAGAAAGTGGTGTGCTTAGCGTGAATGGGCAGGGAAAAAGCTGGATATTATTACAAGGGGAATTAACCCCTCAAAACTGGCTTACTCCCCCTTTAGCATTGCTACAACTGATTGAACAAAATCAGCAACTTGCGCACTCACAAGGGGCAGAAATGAATATCACAGGCGCAAGCCTATTTGCCTTGCAAGCCAAGCAAAGTGCAGAGCGAGAAAGCCAATTAATGAGTGGCTTTGGGGTGGGATTAACCTTAACGCTGTTGCTGGTGGTATTTCGCTCGCTACAAGTGTTATGGTTATTTTTACCTATTGTGGCAGGTGTGTTAGTGGGCGTGGTCGCAACCCTTGCTTGGTTTGGGCAAGTGCATATTTTAACCCTCGTCATTGGCACAAGTTTAATTGGCGTATTGATTGACTTTCCATTGCATTGGCTTTCTGGCTCATTGCTTTCTCACCGTTGGCAAGCAAAGCGAGCAATGCAAAAACTACACCTCACCTTTAGTGTGAGTTTATTGGTCACGTTGCTAGGTTATGCGTTGCTTGGTTTTACTTCATTGCCTATATTACAGCAAACCGCCTTATTTTCAGCGGCAGCGTTACTGGCAGCGGTGCTGTTTACGCAACTTTTGTTACCCGATTTTTTTCGCCATTATCAGAATAAACGCCCAACAAGGTTGTTATATGCGTTTTATCAAGTGCGGCGCTTTTTTCAAATGTTTTTGGTTTATCGAAAAGCCTTGATAGGCATATTCGCCCTCTTTGTTGCGGGAGGAATTGTCCAATCTAAGTGGCAAGATGATATTCGTCAGTGGGTGGCATTATCACCGAATTTAGTTAGCCAAGCACAAAAAATTGGTGAATTAACAAGAATGCAATTAAGTGGGCAATATTTTTTAGTTTTAGCGGAAAATGACGAAAAATTACTCGAAAAAATCACCGCACTTGATCGTCAATTAGAACAAGCCAAGCAGCAACAGCAGCTAGAAAGTTATCAATCTTTAAGCCAATGGCTAATGAGTGAAAAACAACAACGTATTTTCGCACAACAATTGCAACACTTATCATCACAGGATTATGCACCACTCAGTGCAATGGGTATTCCTGCTGAAATTGTGCAACAACAACTGAAAGGATTAGTTCATCAGCCAGCACTTTCTTTGCAAGCGGCATTGAATACGCCATTAGGACAGGGGTGGCAAAGTTTGTATTTAGGGCAGATAGCTGGACAAAAAGCCGCGATTATCCCTGTTAATAAAGGCGACCACCAAGCCTTATCACAACTTGCCAATCATCACGATATTTTCTGGCAAGACAAGCGTAGCCACTTAAACCAAGCTTTCCAGCAAACTCGTAATCAAGCCGTGTGGCTAAAATTACTTTCTTTTGTCTTAGCAGGTTTATTGTTGTTGCGTTATTTCGGTGCCAAAGCGAGTGGAAAAATGTTATTTGTCCCCGTTTTTGCGGTGCTTACCACCTTGGGGATTTTCGGTTGGCTTGGTTTACCCATCAGCTTGTTTGCAATGTTTGGAATGTTGTTGGTTTCTGCTATTGCTGTGGATTATGTTGCATATTTGCAAAGTGTTTCTGGGTTAAATGCCCATAAGCAATTTGCGATTGTACTTGCTGCAAGTACGACGCTAATTTCTTTCGGCTTGCTCACCCTAAGCCATACGCCCGCTGTGGCATTGTTTGGGTTGAGCGTGAGTATTGGCGTGATCTGTGCGGTGAGTATAGCATTTATGATGTATCGTAAATAA
- a CDS encoding LolA family protein: MKKYFALLLWIVSLPLWAFSEQDLIAQLQQSHTVQGDFVQQRFLKALPQPIETKGNFTLVAEKGLLWQMTQPFHTELRITPQGIAQWNGQGWVANGNMAQSQQIRLFLGLLSGDLSGLKSHFDFALSGNAKQWTLQLTPNSLLMKQIFISIIVQGNQSVTAMQLNEVQGDSTKIYFQHIQLNQPLSSAVKQALE; the protein is encoded by the coding sequence ATGAAAAAATATTTTGCGTTATTATTATGGATAGTCAGTTTACCTCTTTGGGCGTTTTCTGAGCAAGATCTTATCGCTCAACTTCAGCAAAGTCATACCGTACAAGGAGATTTTGTACAGCAGCGTTTTCTTAAAGCATTGCCGCAACCTATTGAAACGAAAGGAAACTTTACATTAGTAGCAGAAAAAGGCTTGCTGTGGCAAATGACACAGCCTTTTCACACAGAATTACGGATTACCCCACAGGGTATTGCACAATGGAATGGGCAAGGTTGGGTTGCTAACGGAAATATGGCACAATCGCAACAAATTCGTCTGTTTTTAGGCTTGTTATCGGGGGATTTGTCGGGGCTAAAAAGCCATTTTGATTTTGCATTAAGTGGTAATGCCAAACAATGGACATTGCAACTTACGCCAAATTCGCTCTTAATGAAACAGATCTTTATTTCAATTATTGTACAGGGAAATCAGAGCGTAACGGCAATGCAACTGAATGAAGTACAAGGTGATAGCACAAAAATTTACTTTCAGCATATTCAGCTTAATCAGCCATTATCATCCGCGGTGAAACAAGCACTAGAATAG
- a CDS encoding acyl-CoA thioesterase → MKTKKHIYCQHQSDYEIPFFDVDSAHIMWHGHYIKYFEMARCALLEEIGYTYDHIRADGYGWPIVQLNVKYVRPALFRQKIRVTLSVLEYDTCLRIDYVISDLQTGKKLTVASTTQVVVDAKTGEMQLEATENWRKAFEAYKGFQPLA, encoded by the coding sequence ATGAAAACAAAAAAACATATTTATTGCCAACATCAATCTGATTACGAGATCCCATTTTTTGATGTGGATTCCGCACATATTATGTGGCACGGGCATTACATCAAATATTTTGAAATGGCACGCTGTGCATTGTTAGAAGAGATTGGTTACACTTACGATCATATTCGTGCTGACGGCTATGGTTGGCCCATTGTGCAACTGAATGTGAAATACGTTCGTCCGGCACTTTTTCGCCAAAAAATTCGTGTTACCCTTTCGGTATTGGAATACGATACTTGCCTACGCATCGATTATGTAATTAGCGATTTACAAACAGGCAAAAAACTCACCGTAGCCAGTACGACACAAGTGGTGGTGGACGCTAAAACGGGCGAGATGCAATTAGAAGCAACGGAAAATTGGCGAAAGGCGTTTGAGGCATATAAAGGCTTTCAACCTCTCGCTTAA
- a CDS encoding LpxL/LpxP family acyltransferase, giving the protein MSQPDKHWAKQQERGTRFFLNLTRLIVAYLPLWAIRIATFVVVSYFFVTSKKARQYIAEYQQRLCQTFPDTRLPRWAVFRQFLTFGVAITDRFAVWQNKMHYRDLHIDDADNLYHDIDHQNRGQILLCSHFGNIEICRALVDSGHHPNFVLNVLVHSHHAEAFNQALEKAGAKALPVIQVMDLDAQKMFELHQRLERGEWIAIAADRIPVRGDKTEKVNFLGKSADFPQGAWLLSALLKAPLNTVFCVKSQGRYQLKLRRFSSAISGRGIARQQHIQQAMQQYADVLAQACREQPLQWFNFYDFWNDEQK; this is encoded by the coding sequence ATGAGCCAACCAGATAAACATTGGGCAAAACAGCAGGAGCGTGGAACGCGTTTCTTTCTCAACTTAACACGCTTGATTGTGGCATATCTGCCTTTGTGGGCGATCCGCATTGCTACCTTTGTCGTGGTGAGCTATTTTTTTGTTACATCAAAGAAAGCTCGCCAATATATTGCGGAATATCAGCAACGTTTGTGCCAAACTTTTCCTGACACGAGGTTACCTCGTTGGGCGGTTTTTCGCCAGTTTTTAACCTTTGGTGTCGCGATTACCGATCGCTTTGCGGTGTGGCAAAATAAAATGCATTATCGTGATTTACACATTGATGATGCGGACAATCTTTATCACGATATTGATCATCAAAACCGCGGGCAAATTTTATTGTGTTCCCATTTTGGTAATATTGAAATTTGTCGCGCGTTAGTAGATAGTGGACATCACCCTAATTTTGTGCTGAATGTATTAGTGCATAGTCATCACGCTGAGGCATTCAATCAAGCTTTAGAAAAAGCCGGCGCTAAAGCCCTTCCCGTTATTCAGGTAATGGATTTAGATGCACAAAAAATGTTTGAATTGCACCAACGGTTAGAGCGAGGTGAATGGATTGCCATTGCCGCTGATCGGATTCCGGTGCGTGGTGATAAAACCGAAAAAGTCAATTTTCTTGGTAAGTCAGCCGATTTTCCGCAGGGGGCTTGGTTGCTTTCGGCATTGCTCAAAGCACCACTGAATACGGTGTTTTGTGTGAAGTCGCAAGGGCGTTATCAATTAAAACTTCGCCGATTCAGCTCAGCTATTTCAGGACGAGGTATTGCCCGTCAGCAACACATTCAGCAGGCAATGCAACAATATGCTGATGTCTTGGCGCAAGCGTGCCGAGAACAGCCATTGCAATGGTTCAATTTTTACGATTTTTGGAATGACGAACAAAAATGA
- a CDS encoding glycosyltransferase family 2 protein, with protein sequence MNKQVIVLIPHYNHSTTVSAVANQLRQLDLPVLIIDDGSTDSHKTVLHTLAQQEGIQVHFCPQNGGKGAAMKVGFQLAWEQGFAYAVQVDADGQHQLSDVAIFLQKSAENPTALICGRPIYGEDAPKARLYGRKITDFWNAIHTHSRDILDGMCGFRLYPVEAMSNLLKHEKIGDRMDFDIEIIVKAHWYQIPMVWVDTPVRYDKNGTSHFRAFADNWKISKMHTKLFWQMVWRMIQGKPL encoded by the coding sequence ATGAATAAACAGGTAATTGTGCTTATCCCTCATTACAATCATTCAACCACGGTTAGCGCTGTTGCAAATCAGCTACGCCAACTTGATTTGCCCGTGTTGATTATTGACGATGGCTCAACCGATTCTCATAAAACCGTACTGCATACGCTTGCTCAGCAAGAGGGTATTCAAGTCCATTTTTGCCCACAAAATGGGGGAAAAGGGGCGGCAATGAAAGTGGGATTTCAATTGGCGTGGGAACAGGGTTTTGCCTATGCCGTACAAGTCGATGCAGACGGACAGCATCAGCTTTCTGATGTGGCAATCTTTTTGCAAAAAAGTGCTGAAAATCCCACCGCACTTATTTGTGGGCGTCCAATCTATGGTGAGGATGCACCTAAGGCTCGTTTATATGGTAGGAAAATTACTGATTTTTGGAATGCTATCCACACCCATTCACGCGATATTTTAGATGGAATGTGTGGTTTTCGGCTCTATCCTGTGGAAGCAATGAGCAATTTATTGAAGCACGAAAAAATTGGCGATCGTATGGATTTCGATATTGAAATTATTGTCAAAGCGCACTGGTATCAAATCCCAATGGTATGGGTGGATACCCCCGTTCGTTATGATAAGAATGGCACATCTCATTTTCGGGCTTTTGCGGATAATTGGAAAATCAGCAAAATGCACACCAAACTTTTTTGGCAGATGGTATGGCGAATGATACAAGGCAAGCCGTTATGA
- a CDS encoding AMP-binding protein, which produces MQINFSAIKDITLNPPWSKQEFTLRAWQISQQLQQQQVHSLGLWLDDAAQMACVLLACFQAKVRVLLPPNLLAENQQWLAQENAMLMDNERVATFGLEQQVEAETLAQPLIDPDCQSEIWLKTSGSSGEPKVLIKTAKKMWQEAQAIADTIKFSADRPLYVVSSVSAQHHYGLSYRIFLPLYLGWSIARLQYHYPEYLMSESLQAENVLWVSSPALLTHLNLKDSKLARCGIRAVISAGSPLPSETAQRIHDMLGCRMIECYGSTETGAIAFREQETLWTPTVVTEVGLTENETLWVNSPWLDEPEIMADMVQMHGERFLLLGRADRIVKLGDKRISLVNIEQALQQHSWVIDCFVAKHPNQARPAAWVALTEEGLKVYRTQGRNAVIHSLRQHLSQNQEAAGLPRFWRFIDKLPRNSQSKILNADFEQVFLSQQEEFANE; this is translated from the coding sequence ATGCAAATTAATTTTTCAGCAATCAAGGATATTACCTTAAATCCGCCTTGGTCAAAGCAAGAGTTTACCTTACGAGCTTGGCAAATTAGTCAGCAATTACAACAGCAACAGGTGCATAGCTTAGGCTTATGGCTTGATGATGCCGCACAGATGGCGTGCGTGTTGTTGGCGTGTTTTCAGGCAAAAGTGCGCGTGTTATTGCCACCTAATTTATTAGCAGAAAACCAACAATGGCTTGCACAAGAAAATGCAATGCTGATGGATAATGAGCGTGTTGCGACCTTCGGTTTAGAACAACAGGTAGAAGCAGAAACCCTCGCGCAACCGTTAATTGATCCTGATTGTCAAAGCGAAATTTGGCTTAAAACCTCAGGCAGTAGTGGCGAACCAAAAGTTTTGATCAAAACAGCAAAAAAAATGTGGCAGGAAGCACAAGCTATTGCTGACACTATCAAGTTTTCAGCGGATAGGCCACTTTATGTGGTATCAAGTGTCTCCGCGCAACATCATTATGGTTTATCCTACCGTATTTTCTTACCGCTCTATCTTGGTTGGTCTATCGCTCGTTTGCAATACCATTATCCCGAATATTTGATGAGCGAAAGTTTACAAGCAGAGAATGTATTGTGGGTGAGTAGCCCAGCATTGCTTACTCACCTTAATTTAAAAGATTCCAAACTGGCTCGTTGCGGTATTCGTGCTGTCATTTCAGCAGGTTCTCCTTTGCCTTCAGAGACCGCACAACGTATCCACGATATGCTAGGTTGCCGAATGATCGAATGTTACGGTAGTACTGAAACTGGTGCAATCGCGTTTCGAGAACAAGAGACGTTATGGACACCGACAGTGGTAACAGAGGTGGGATTAACAGAAAATGAAACGCTTTGGGTTAATTCACCTTGGCTTGATGAACCAGAAATTATGGCAGATATGGTACAAATGCACGGCGAGCGCTTTTTACTGTTAGGACGCGCGGACCGCATTGTAAAACTGGGGGACAAACGTATTTCTCTGGTCAATATAGAACAAGCCTTGCAGCAGCATTCTTGGGTCATTGATTGCTTTGTGGCAAAGCACCCAAATCAGGCTCGTCCTGCGGCTTGGGTCGCGTTAACGGAAGAAGGATTGAAAGTTTACCGCACTCAAGGGCGTAACGCGGTGATTCATTCACTGCGCCAACACCTGAGCCAAAATCAAGAAGCGGCAGGCTTACCCCGTTTTTGGCGTTTTATCGACAAATTGCCACGCAATAGTCAATCAAAAATTTTAAACGCTGATTTCGAGCAAGTTTTTCTTAGCCAGCAAGAGGAATTCGCTAATGAATAA
- a CDS encoding AMP-binding protein, whose protein sequence is MPNYTEHSLIATQPDWRYGDFAYKALQMAQAFKQQKVKSIAVWLEDGANLACTLLAAWQADVRVLFPPNLTEESLEWVAQHAQFWLCDNEATLPSKVSFDAFGQDRVIPKEEKFAPHFDRNAQTEIWLKTSGSTGEAKTIVKTAQQMWRSAQVLADALPFPADNQWCAISTVSIQHVYGLTVHIMMALVLGWQIGRKQLFYPECIKSALNQSENAVLVSSPAMLSSIAWDKMAMPASLQGVVSSGGALADDVSTQIRTAIHAPVVEIYGSTETGPIAIRDDIHLWQRLPKSQLGQDEQDALWIEADWISGREQTADVVEFDGSGFRLLGRCDRIVKIGDKRTSLVSIERQLLQHPFVEDCYIARHPEQNRLAAWVGLTEVGINAFREQGRRAVIAQLKQAVAANQDKSAIPRFWRFTDKLPRNSQSKINKLAFNQVCVETVLDPIWSAPACDQNQYVIKGKVPLELRFLKDHFAEFPLVPGVIELQWISEKMQDFLGYSPTFSSIDRLKFQHFLRPNDEFELSLTWQPEKRRMAFQLKVAEETCCSGVAILTE, encoded by the coding sequence ATGCCTAATTATACGGAACACAGCCTTATCGCTACACAACCTGATTGGCGTTATGGCGACTTTGCTTATAAAGCGTTACAAATGGCACAAGCTTTCAAACAGCAAAAAGTGAAATCTATCGCTGTTTGGCTAGAAGACGGTGCCAATCTTGCCTGTACCTTACTTGCCGCGTGGCAGGCTGATGTACGCGTACTTTTTCCGCCTAATTTAACTGAAGAAAGCCTTGAATGGGTTGCTCAGCACGCGCAGTTTTGGTTATGTGATAACGAGGCAACACTGCCTTCAAAAGTATCCTTTGATGCGTTTGGTCAGGATAGGGTTATTCCAAAAGAAGAAAAATTTGCACCGCACTTTGATCGTAATGCACAAACGGAAATTTGGCTGAAAACCTCTGGCAGTACAGGAGAAGCAAAGACCATTGTCAAAACGGCTCAACAAATGTGGCGAAGTGCGCAAGTGTTAGCCGATGCTTTACCGTTTCCTGCAGATAATCAGTGGTGTGCAATTAGCACCGTAAGCATTCAGCACGTTTATGGGTTAACCGTGCATATTATGATGGCTTTAGTGTTAGGGTGGCAAATAGGGCGTAAGCAACTGTTTTATCCTGAATGTATTAAGTCGGCACTTAACCAATCAGAAAATGCGGTGTTAGTGAGCAGTCCTGCGATGTTATCAAGTATTGCTTGGGATAAAATGGCTATGCCAGCAAGTTTGCAAGGTGTGGTTTCTTCAGGCGGTGCATTGGCTGATGACGTATCAACGCAAATTCGTACGGCAATTCACGCCCCTGTGGTGGAAATTTATGGTAGTACGGAAACAGGGCCTATTGCTATCCGTGATGATATTCATCTTTGGCAACGGTTGCCAAAGAGCCAGCTCGGACAAGATGAACAAGATGCCTTGTGGATTGAAGCCGATTGGATTTCTGGGCGTGAGCAAACGGCAGATGTCGTAGAATTTGATGGCTCGGGTTTTCGTTTACTCGGACGCTGTGATCGCATTGTAAAAATCGGCGATAAACGCACATCTTTAGTGAGTATTGAACGTCAGTTATTGCAGCATCCTTTTGTAGAGGATTGTTATATTGCACGTCATCCAGAACAAAATCGTTTAGCCGCTTGGGTAGGATTGACGGAAGTGGGTATTAACGCCTTTCGTGAACAAGGTCGTCGTGCAGTCATTGCACAACTGAAACAAGCCGTAGCAGCAAATCAAGATAAGTCAGCTATTCCACGTTTTTGGCGTTTTACTGATAAATTACCCCGCAATAGTCAATCGAAAATTAATAAATTAGCGTTTAATCAGGTTTGTGTGGAAACTGTGCTTGATCCCATTTGGTCAGCGCCAGCGTGTGATCAGAATCAATATGTAATAAAAGGCAAAGTGCCGTTGGAATTGCGTTTCTTAAAAGATCATTTTGCTGAATTTCCCTTAGTGCCGGGGGTGATCGAATTACAATGGATCAGCGAAAAAATGCAGGATTTTTTAGGGTATTCCCCAACGTTTTCGAGCATTGATCGTTTGAAGTTCCAGCATTTTTTACGTCCAAATGATGAGTTTGAACTTTCGCTTACTTGGCAACCTGAAAAGCGACGAATGGCTTTCCAACTCAAGGTAGCAGAAGAAACTTGCTGTAGTGGTGTAGCAATTTTAACGGAATAA
- a CDS encoding acyl carrier protein, which yields MTEQQIQGLLSEALVSLFEIDPNKITPETHLYEDLEIDSIDAIDLIDYIKRNTGYKVKPEDFRNVRTVNDVVQAVLKMSQQTQQATDDSQNA from the coding sequence ATGACAGAACAACAAATTCAGGGCTTACTCTCTGAGGCTTTGGTTTCTCTCTTTGAAATTGATCCAAATAAGATCACACCAGAAACTCATCTTTATGAAGATCTGGAAATTGATAGCATTGATGCCATTGATTTAATTGATTACATCAAACGTAACACGGGATACAAAGTGAAACCTGAAGATTTTCGCAATGTGCGTACCGTAAATGATGTGGTGCAAGCCGTGTTAAAAATGAGCCAACAAACCCAACAAGCCACTGACGATTCACAGAATGCCTAA
- a CDS encoding phosphopantetheine-binding protein, translated as MELEQQLKNIIIESLALEDISPEDIENETLLFSDEGLGLDSVDALELGLAVQKAFNLQLDSEQHALRDHFTNVNTLAAFIRSQQG; from the coding sequence ATGGAATTAGAGCAACAACTTAAAAATATCATTATCGAAAGTTTAGCATTAGAAGACATCAGCCCAGAAGATATTGAAAATGAAACATTGCTTTTCAGTGATGAGGGCTTAGGTTTAGATTCCGTTGATGCACTTGAACTCGGTTTAGCTGTACAAAAAGCCTTTAATTTACAATTAGATAGTGAACAGCACGCGTTACGCGATCACTTCACGAATGTTAATACTTTAGCCGCCTTTATTCGTTCACAACAAGGTTAA